A window of candidate division WOR-3 bacterium contains these coding sequences:
- the gltX gene encoding glutamate--tRNA ligase, with the protein MSSEKVRVRIAPSPTGAMHLGLARTALYNWLFARQHQGTFILRIDDTDVLRNKEEMLEPILSGLEWLGLDWDEGPKKEGPFAPYYQSQRSAVYEEAVKKLIDCGAAYLDYATPEEIALERERAKQEGKTFRYSRRWLAETEEDCRRFEREGRKPVVRLKMPREGKLIIDDLIRGRVEFDLSLEQDHIIQRQDKTFLYHLTSAVDDGEMKISHIIRAEEHLSNTPRQVFILEALGYPLPKFAHLPYVAEPGTKNKLSKRKLKEYLKKPEFAELMQRGERIRARLHIETTPELFNPVVIDFYQKTGFLPEALLNYLALLGWSFDDRTEFFTRDDLIKAFSLERVVRSPAGFDPQKLLAFQVHYMMGLPVEKRVELVLPYLLQANLLSLPVRENERKMVQEIVLAAGDRIKLAGDILEYDYFFVEDEKLTYDEKALRRWLGKRHQRQILTDAKEALRLLPVWEKEQLQAKLEAYIKEKNIKGMELSQALRVAITGRDYGFGIYDILTIMGKERVINRVERVLSQQHPED; encoded by the coding sequence ATGAGTTCAGAAAAGGTCCGGGTAAGGATTGCGCCTTCGCCAACCGGTGCGATGCATTTAGGTCTGGCGCGGACCGCGCTCTACAACTGGCTCTTTGCCCGCCAGCATCAGGGCACATTTATCTTGCGGATTGATGACACCGATGTTTTGCGCAACAAGGAGGAGATGCTTGAACCGATTCTCTCGGGTTTAGAGTGGCTTGGTCTTGACTGGGATGAGGGACCGAAAAAGGAGGGACCCTTTGCCCCCTATTATCAGTCGCAAAGGTCCGCGGTTTACGAGGAGGCGGTCAAAAAACTGATTGACTGCGGTGCCGCCTATCTTGATTATGCCACGCCCGAGGAGATAGCCCTTGAGCGGGAAAGGGCAAAACAGGAGGGCAAAACCTTTCGCTACAGCCGGCGCTGGCTCGCAGAAACCGAGGAGGACTGTCGGCGTTTTGAAAGGGAGGGCAGAAAGCCGGTTGTCAGATTGAAGATGCCTCGCGAGGGAAAACTGATAATTGATGACTTGATTCGGGGGCGGGTTGAGTTTGACCTGAGCCTGGAGCAGGACCACATCATTCAGCGCCAGGATAAAACCTTCCTTTATCACCTCACCAGTGCGGTTGACGACGGGGAGATGAAAATCAGCCACATCATCAGGGCTGAGGAACACCTCTCCAATACGCCCAGGCAGGTCTTTATCCTTGAGGCTTTGGGTTACCCCTTGCCGAAATTTGCCCATCTGCCCTATGTTGCCGAACCAGGAACAAAGAACAAGCTGAGCAAAAGGAAATTGAAGGAGTACTTGAAAAAGCCGGAGTTTGCCGAACTGATGCAGCGGGGAGAGCGGATTAGAGCGCGCCTGCATATTGAGACAACACCTGAACTCTTCAACCCGGTGGTGATTGACTTCTATCAGAAGACCGGTTTTCTGCCTGAGGCGCTTTTAAACTATCTTGCCCTTCTGGGCTGGTCATTTGACGACCGGACCGAGTTCTTTACCAGAGATGATTTGATCAAGGCGTTCTCCCTGGAAAGGGTGGTGCGCTCACCCGCAGGTTTTGACCCGCAGAAACTTCTGGCATTTCAGGTCCATTATATGATGGGTTTGCCAGTTGAAAAAAGGGTGGAACTGGTTCTCCCCTATCTCCTTCAGGCAAATCTCCTTTCCCTGCCGGTTCGTGAAAATGAGCGCAAAATGGTGCAGGAGATTGTTCTGGCTGCAGGTGACAGAATTAAACTTGCCGGCGACATCCTTGAATATGACTATTTCTTTGTTGAGGACGAAAAACTCACTTATGATGAAAAGGCGCTCCGGCGCTGGTTAGGGAAAAGGCATCAACGGCAAATCTTAACCGATGCCAAAGAGGCATTGAGACTCCTGCCGGTCTGGGAAAAGGAACAGTTGCAGGCGAAACTTGAGGCTTACATCAAGGAGAAGAATATCAAGGGGATGGAGTTGAGCCAGGCTTTAAGGGTGGCGATAACCGGACGGGATTACGGCTTTGGAATCTACGATATTTTGACAATTATGGGCAAAGAGCGGGTCATTAATAGGGTTGAGCGGGTGCTGTCGCAACAACACCCTGAAGATTGA
- a CDS encoding metallopeptidase TldD-related protein, which translates to MLEDRIRTILLEARDYARRSGLNAEFSFHRERSSLIRLGNSAIALSTSEELTRLDVSVQDGRRVGDFTLTADITSLEQLKSALRQAEENCRNALPKDYDPIFGMVEETVDDTRGYDPELENISPNSKAELCAKVIKSLKPKGRYDFSGSWSTGSTEMFYITTANDNEAYRKMTDGRLVLVLKESIKKWELSVERTQKRANEFSADDVAQEFEALLPIYENNPGYKTPIGNQRVLFGPQAIAELVALSVWSGFFGRAYEEGRAFTAKNRPGDKIFSEMVTIFDDPDHPLVFGMPFDFTGKRRRLFKLVEKGVFAGVCYDSQTAAKYKKERTGHDLMNWDLVFVGGSGPAGLKEALALADNALYIPHLHYTHLPDPTKGIFTGSSRFNALLVKDGRFVSPIFSSRITDSIPNVFNNIVAVSAALVAQNISSTYERRSPEAMAVPSWLLCDNVRISDVADGF; encoded by the coding sequence ATGCTTGAGGATAGGATTCGGACAATTCTCTTGGAGGCGCGGGACTATGCCCGCAGGAGCGGACTCAACGCCGAGTTCTCGTTTCATCGGGAGCGCTCCAGTCTGATCAGGCTGGGGAATTCCGCAATCGCCCTTTCCACCTCTGAGGAGTTGACAAGGCTTGATGTCTCGGTGCAGGATGGGCGTCGGGTTGGAGATTTTACCCTGACCGCAGACATCACCTCGCTTGAGCAGTTAAAATCAGCGCTGAGACAGGCAGAGGAGAACTGCCGCAATGCCCTTCCCAAGGACTATGACCCGATATTTGGAATGGTTGAGGAGACGGTTGATGATACCCGTGGTTACGACCCAGAACTGGAAAACATTTCCCCAAACAGCAAAGCCGAGCTGTGCGCTAAGGTTATCAAAAGCCTGAAACCCAAAGGCAGGTATGACTTTTCCGGCTCCTGGTCAACAGGTTCAACCGAGATGTTCTACATCACCACCGCCAATGACAACGAGGCATACCGAAAGATGACCGATGGCAGACTGGTCTTGGTCTTGAAGGAGAGTATAAAGAAATGGGAACTTTCGGTTGAGCGGACGCAGAAAAGGGCTAACGAGTTTTCCGCTGATGATGTTGCCCAGGAGTTTGAGGCGCTCTTGCCCATTTATGAAAACAACCCCGGTTATAAAACCCCGATCGGTAATCAACGGGTCCTTTTCGGACCGCAGGCGATTGCCGAACTGGTTGCACTCTCGGTGTGGAGCGGCTTTTTCGGCAGGGCCTATGAGGAGGGAAGGGCTTTTACCGCAAAGAACAGACCCGGTGACAAAATCTTCTCAGAGATGGTCACCATCTTTGACGACCCTGATCATCCCTTGGTGTTTGGAATGCCCTTTGATTTCACTGGCAAGAGGCGCAGGCTGTTCAAACTGGTGGAGAAAGGGGTTTTTGCCGGTGTCTGCTATGACTCGCAGACCGCAGCAAAGTACAAAAAGGAAAGGACCGGTCATGACCTGATGAACTGGGATCTGGTATTTGTTGGTGGCTCAGGTCCGGCAGGGCTTAAAGAGGCGCTGGCACTTGCTGACAACGCCCTTTATATCCCCCATCTCCATTACACCCATCTTCCTGACCCGACCAAGGGTATCTTTACCGGCTCATCAAGGTTTAATGCCTTGCTTGTCAAAGACGGCAGGTTTGTTTCTCCGATTTTCTCTTCCCGCATCACCGATTCAATACCCAATGTTTTCAATAATATCGTCGCAGTTTCGGCTGCATTGGTTGCCCAGAATATTTCATCAACCTATGAGCGCCGTTCACCAGAGGCGATGGCGGTGCCCTCCTGGCTTCTCTGCGACAATGTCCGGATTAGCGATGTTGCCGACGGCTTTTAG
- a CDS encoding TldD/PmbA family protein, translating into MSNNFTSAVRSELKRMLDLGCSFADVRFYDEDSSERLVIYDGNLEANYRRRERGIGVRVLKQGAVGFAATADLNALSACFDRALANAEAALWLLGFPKDMGKAQPVKGKYQPPFEKDPFELPLQEKLEFLKMVDERLKDKTVEHRMVSALFQKRRIHYFNTEGTEIERWVLNTFAEMVVMARDKEGRTQRRSYALDSDGTGTRGFEWLSDPKAFSEHTERIKKELGEIVAAETLPPKRRDVILLPGQGHLQVHETIGHPLELDRILGYELSFAGGSHVKPEMIGSLRYGSEKLNAKVMVVENSPGTFGYDDEGTPQHEYYLIKNGILVNVLCCRLDLAEANALAGKTVVRESGASARAAGFYKTPIDRMTNVCVEWGDDGTLDDIVRATEDGVILDMPVSWSIGSNREHFHFGCEIAWEVKEGRITKVYKNPTYQGHTLEFYNSLDMVGDRSTWRLFQVANCGKGEPNQIMEVGHGVPVMRFKNVITGEGR; encoded by the coding sequence ATGAGTAATAATTTTACCAGTGCAGTCAGGTCAGAACTGAAAAGGATGCTTGACCTTGGCTGCAGTTTTGCCGATGTCCGTTTTTATGATGAGGACTCATCAGAAAGGCTGGTCATTTATGACGGCAACCTTGAGGCAAACTACCGGCGCCGGGAAAGGGGAATCGGGGTCAGGGTTTTAAAGCAGGGTGCGGTTGGTTTTGCCGCCACTGCGGACCTTAATGCCCTCTCTGCCTGTTTTGACCGGGCGCTTGCCAATGCCGAGGCGGCCCTTTGGCTTTTGGGCTTTCCCAAGGATATGGGTAAGGCACAGCCGGTAAAAGGCAAATATCAGCCGCCGTTTGAAAAGGACCCGTTTGAACTGCCCCTGCAGGAGAAACTTGAGTTCCTGAAGATGGTGGATGAAAGGTTGAAGGACAAAACGGTTGAGCACCGGATGGTGAGCGCCCTTTTTCAGAAGCGGCGCATCCACTATTTCAATACCGAAGGGACAGAGATTGAACGCTGGGTTTTGAACACCTTTGCCGAGATGGTGGTGATGGCACGCGACAAGGAGGGCAGGACCCAGCGCCGCAGTTATGCCCTTGACTCTGACGGCACCGGCACCCGCGGTTTTGAGTGGCTTAGTGACCCCAAGGCGTTTAGTGAACATACCGAGCGCATCAAGAAGGAACTGGGCGAGATTGTGGCTGCGGAGACCCTGCCTCCGAAAAGGCGGGATGTGATTCTCCTGCCCGGTCAGGGGCATCTGCAGGTGCATGAGACGATTGGTCACCCTTTGGAACTTGACCGCATCCTCGGTTATGAACTCTCCTTTGCCGGTGGCTCCCATGTCAAGCCGGAGATGATTGGCTCTTTGCGCTATGGCAGCGAGAAGTTGAATGCCAAGGTGATGGTGGTGGAGAATTCGCCCGGCACATTCGGTTATGATGATGAGGGCACACCCCAGCACGAATACTATCTGATTAAGAACGGGATTTTGGTGAATGTTTTATGCTGCCGGCTGGATCTGGCAGAGGCGAATGCCCTGGCGGGCAAGACCGTTGTCAGGGAGTCGGGTGCGTCCGCACGTGCTGCCGGATTTTACAAGACGCCGATTGACCGGATGACCAATGTCTGTGTGGAATGGGGAGATGATGGCACCCTTGATGATATTGTGAGGGCAACCGAGGATGGGGTGATTCTGGATATGCCGGTCTCCTGGTCGATTGGCTCCAACCGGGAGCACTTCCATTTCGGCTGCGAAATCGCCTGGGAGGTCAAGGAGGGCAGGATTACCAAGGTTTATAAGAACCCGACCTATCAGGGGCACACCCTTGAGTTTTACAATTCACTTGATATGGTGGGTGATCGCTCAACCTGGCGATTGTTTCAGGTGGCAAACTGCGGCAAGGGGGAGCCCAATCAGATTATGGAGGTTGGACACGGTGTGCCGGTGATGCGGTTCAAGAATGTGATTACCGGCGAAGGGAGGTAA